The Medicago truncatula cultivar Jemalong A17 chromosome 7, MtrunA17r5.0-ANR, whole genome shotgun sequence genome includes the window CATTTACCTACTGATACATACATCTTCCTTTTCACACCCTCCTTTCCACTCATATCCCACCAAATTTACATCTTTTATTCATATCACTTCAATCTCATCATCCAACTCAATCTTTAATCAAATGTAATTCATTCataacaaattcatcaatttaatccttcaatacattcatttttCAACTTTACTTCTTAAAATtgatatcttcatcttttcctAAATGGAAAATCAATTCTTTTCAAACAATCATTTTGATCAATCACAACCATCTTCAATGCCTACATGGCAATCAATTTCATCAGAACAACAGAATCAAGATTGTTTTTACACACCAATAGATCAATGTGTTAATCAATTTGATTCAGCACTTAGTTCAATGGTATCATCACCTGCAGCTTCAAATTCCAACATGTCAAATGACAATTTTGTCATCAGAGAATTGATTGGTAAATTAGGAAACATTGGTAATTGTTCTGATGAGATCTCACAAACATTGGTTGCTGCAAATTCATATATCAATAGCAATAACAATACTTCATGTTACAATACCCCTTTGAATTCTCCTCCAAAATTGAACATCTCAACAATGGCCATGAATTCAACTGTTGCAGAATTCTCAACTGATCCTGGTTTTGCAGAAAGGGCTGCTAAATTTTCTTGCTTTGGAAGTAGGAGTTTCAATGGAAGAACAACTCAATTGAGTCAAAGTCAAAGATCTACTCCATTGTTGGAAAATGGAAAACTCTCTAGAGTTTCAAGTAGTCCATCATTGAAAGAACTTGGATCTCAATCTCAAATTGGTATACAAGAGAATATGAATTGTTCTACTCAATTGCAGGATCAAATTGAACTTAACAATTCTCAAGAAGAATCAACAATATCTGAAAATGGTGTGAAACCTTCTCCTTATGTGAATACAAGGAAAAGAAAAGTTTCTTCCAAAGGAAAAACCAAAGAAACTTCAACTTCTAGTAATCCTCCAATGGTaagataaaaattgaatttttactttattttatttgaccCTCTTAATTAAATTAGTCATTTCATATTCTAAATCCAAAAgggtcatttttgtttttgcaataCAGGCTTGTGAAGCTGAAGACTCAAATGCAAAGCGCATGAAAACAAATGAaggtgaaaaaattgaaaatggtaAAGTAAAAGCAGAGGATGAGTCAAAAGGGGGTACAAATAGTAATAATGGAGGTGATGAAAAACAGAATAAGAGCAATTCAAAACCTCCTGAGGCTCCAAAGGATTACATTCATGTCAGAGCAAGAAGAGGTCAAGCTACTGATAGCCATAGTCTTGCAGAAAGAGTAAGaattttcatcatcattttctttCCATTAGATTGCGATTGCGCTGCAAACCTTTATATTGCCACAATACGTGACAATGTGACAAAATGCGGTTAAAATTGTTGTTGCGAAGACCTCAAAATATGTTATAATACGACCGCAATTACAGTTGCAGACTACAATTTAAAACCGTGATGTATGTTATATACATGTTAGGCTTTCAATTTTTGACATTgtgtaaactaatttttgttGTAGGTTAGGAGGGAGAAAATCAGTGAAAGGATGAAGCTTCTACAAGATCTTGTCCCTGGTTGCAATAAGGTTGGTAATAATTAGATAAATTAAGGATTCATAATTTGATTGGTTAGTttgtttttactaaaaaaaaaaaattatgaattattattCCTTCTAGGTCACTGGAAAAGCACTCATGCTTGATGAAATTATAAACTATGTGCAATCATTGCAGCGTCAAGTTGAGGTAAGATAATGAtctttgaaattataaaaaaattactgcatacatactaattttatttggttaaaataatatatgataaaatgcTTCAAAAATTTATCAACCTTAGGAATTATTACatgacttttttatttatattttaaattggaAGGAATAAGCATATTATCACATGATGATAGTTATAATGTTAAGATTTCTTGCtcattaagtttttattttattgtttgaattttttgtttgcAGTTCCTATCTATGAAATTGGCTACTGTTAACACAAGGGTGGATTTTAGTATTGAGAGTCTAATCTCAAAAGATGTAAGTTTAATGGCTCTAGACAATGGATTTGCTTtttaatagataaataaaaagtattaatttttttattaacttcaatttattgactttatttttttgtaatttcagATGTTTCAATCAAATAATTCCTTGGCACACCCAATATTCCCATTAGATTCCTCAGCACCATCCTATTATGGGCAACAACAGCAGCAAAACCCAGCAATTCACAATAACATTTCTAATGGAACTGTGACCCACAACTCAGTGGACCCATTAGATGGTGGTTTATGCCAAAACCTTGGCATGCACTTATCTTCACTAAGTGGATTTAATGAAGCTGGCTCACAGGTAATCATATTTCTTCTAggtttcaataatgttaattgtaTTGTAGGGTTTTCCATAATTGTTGATCTGGACCGTCTGATCGAGATTACAGATTACGTCTTGACTTTTGTGTTTTAGACCTAATTTGTAAAATCAAAATGTGGACCGTTTGATCACTATTCAAAATTCCAAATCGTGTGAATTATTATAAAAGTGAATTGTATTCTCTTCATTCACACAGTTGCCGATCTGGATTGTCAAATCAAGATCAACGGTTCAGATTATGACTTTATACTTTAGACCTAGTTTATAAAATACAATCGTGGACCgtctaaaaataatttgagaatTCAGATTGCGTGACCATGTCAAATATGTGATTCTTAAATTGAACCATAGTCAATTTTTTAATACCTATCTAGTTTCATGTACTTTTTTAGTTAACTATTCTTAACATGCAAGGATTTTCATTTTTCAGTATCCATTAACATTCTCTGAGGATGACCTCAACACAATTGTTCAGATGGGATTTGGACAAACTGACAATAGAAAAACACCAATACAATTTCAGAATTTGAACGGTAATaaaccaaacataaaaaaagtatatgttaATGTGATATCATTTTCAATAggccttataaaaaaattatgttgacaTGAACTTGTTTTGTCCAAATGCAGGCACAAATCAACTACCCCTATGAAATTAAGCTTTGATCACCATTCATTACGCCTGAATTGAAGCAAAGATGAATAGGAACATTGCTGTTGTACACATCAACAAGAAATTTAATTGGAACAACCCtatgtattattattaagccattattattattataattaggACTAATAGAAGCCTCTTTTGTCTTCATGTTatccctttcttttctttttcctttcactttccatgattttaattttttatcttggGGGTGGtttcttttcaatatttttattttttttatttttgtaaaactaTTCACTGTAAAATCTTTAGGATCTTGATTCTGTATTCTGTTGGTCCAGATTCTTATTATTATGGCACCAATTGTGAGATATAGTGCTAATTAAAGAAGGAGTTTTTGTACCACCTATCATTATCCCTCTTCACTTTgtcaattattttatgttttgtgtATAATTCACACATCTaatcaattcataaaaagaaTTTTGATGGGTCTTCATCAAAATCTCATTATAGGTCATGTCAATTAACCTTATGCTAATATTTATTGGTAACCAGCTGTAATATATAGTGTAATAGTGGGatcctattaatttaattttttttttaatttcaatgatcATGACATTTGGTAATTAACTTGTGCTGGGGTCAACCATAATTTCTGgcattttcttgatgttttttaCATGTAACTTTTTTAGGTTCACCAACAGCAGAAGCTTCTGTACCCTTTCACTAGTTTTTTactatatgaaataaaaaacccAAAAAGATAGTAAAAGTTATAACCACcccttttaaaataaaacataattttttttaactagtaTTAAAGGAATCCCAGGTTGGCACAGTGTTGAAATTCTGACTAGGCCGTCTAATGAATCATTGAGCTTTATAATTtcacaacttttattattaattttatgaataaGAAAAGGAGGTTTGTAGTGGAGTTCAGGTTTGGAAAAGatacttttgatttattaaactaatctttttattttttgttgatagagGTTGTTAACTAAAATCCAGTTTATAAagattaacaaaatatttatgggTTCTGATCTTGACATTTTAATAGTGATGGGTCTATAATTGGTTTGcagattattttgatttaattattagtGGAAAGATGCTTTGAATGTGATGCTGTTTACAGAACAGTtgcacatatttaatataatgccagattttattattgtattatactttttttctttcttttatggGTTCTAAAGAAGTTAAACAAATGCCAATGGAAAGTGGTAATCTGACACCCTTGTCTCCAAAAATTACAAGCAGCCTAATCATATGGAGACGTGTCAAAGGATGGATTCctattcataaaaattaaaaaaatggattcATATATAGTTTATGAAGAATGTGAACAATCATTAAACAGATCACAAAACAATTACTAGtgtattaaattaataattcaatTTGGTTAagtgagtttaactcaattaGTAGTTAGtaaaaacaatgcataatatatgtaagtttTATGGTTtaaatcatgaaaaaaaaaaaaaaaatttaatttgtacgcactatgtaaaaaaaagttgatatgtgtttgttttatatatatttttcatttcaaattgatCCCATGGATTTAAGGATGGCTTAGTTTTCTTTTGGTGAATATAAAGATGATTTAGTAGTTGAAGGTAAAGTTAATGAGTGAATTGATGTaagaaaatcaattataaaaacttctaattttttttactaaattatggTCTTTTCTCAGCTTGTTTGCTCGATTGCCTTCTATTCTTATGTAAAGATGATTTTGTTTGTCCAAATGAAGGTGGAGTAAAGAATAGTGAAGGGTCACAAAAAAAGTGGTCGTTCCAAGAGAAGGAAGATGGCGTCACCTTTACAAGGGTTGAAAAAAAATGCAGGACTATTAGAAGCTGACATGATGTCTTTGATTAGGTCTCTTAAAAGttcaaaaaattccaaaataaacAAAGTGAAGGGTAAATCATCCAAAGCTACTTCTAGTAAGAATAATGTTGTTTCTTTGTCAACGAGATCGGGACCTTATGCTAATTCTAAAGATTGGAAGAATTGGGTAGCCCTTCATGGGGATGCTAAGGTTGTGGAATCTGATGTTTTAGATGTGGGAGAAACAATTGCTATTCGGTGCAAGAACAGTTTTCAGGTGTTAGGGGTTTGCGTGGGGGGTCAGGAGTGGGTGGGGAGGTGAGGGTGAAGGAAGGGCAGTTTAGGGTGTGAGGGTGTCGGGTGGAGGGGTGAGGCGCGGGTGGTTGAAATGAAGATTCTTTCTGTTAATATCAGGGGGTTAGGGACGGTGGAGATGAGGAGAGAGATTCAGAGGTTGGTTTCAGAGAGGAGGTCGTCGGTGTTGTGTATTCAAGAAACTAAGTTGGGGGTGGTGGATGAGTTTTCGTGTATGTCTCTTTGGGGGTCCACTCCGATAGCGTTTTCTTTCAAGTCCTCGGTTGGTGCTTCAGGTGGGATTCTAGTGTGTTGGATGTTTGGTTGTCTGTGAACATTGATAATTGTTTGTTGGTTAAGGGGAGTTTCAAATAATAATgcggtgtttttttatttgggggggggggggggggggggggtggggTTGGTCGTGGTGAGGATGTTAGGAAACTGTCATGGCTTAAATGGGATACTATCTGTTTGAAAAAGGAGAATGGAGGTTTGGGTGTGAAGAGGTTGAAGAAGTTTAATATTTCTTTAATGGGGAAATGAGTGTGGAGGGTGTTGGAGGAGAAGGAGAGTTTGTGGAGTTTAGTGCTTCGGGCGAAGTATGGTGAGGAGGGAGGGAGGGTGCGGTTTGCTGAGGGGGTCTGCTCGATTTGGTGGCGACATCTAAACCAAATCCGAGTGAGGGTGGGGATGGCGATGGCGGATGCTACATGGTTGGTTAATAACATTGTTATGCAGGTCGGGGATGGTAACACCACTTAGCAACGTCTTATGCAAGACTTTTTGAGTTatcggaaagaaaaaaaaactagctaCAATATCGGAGATGTTTGCTTTAGGTTGGGAGGATGGTGGTGAGGCGTGGAAGTGGAGGAGGAGGTTATTTTCGTGGGGGAGTGTGTGGAGCGGTTTGTCtgttcttgttttgcaagttggCATGGCTGATAGGTTGGTGTGGAAACTTCATCCTTCCAACAAATACACCGTGCAATCTGCTTATTCTTACTTAACAGCGGTTGACCCTAATATTACTGAggattttcatcattttttgtgGCATAAAGCGGTTCCGTTAAAGGTTAATATATTTGTCTAGCGTCTCTTTCTGAATAGACTTGCTACAAAGGATAATCTGAGGAAGAGGAATGTTCTGGATGTTTCCCTGGTATCTTGTGCGGTTTCATGTGGGGCTGTAGAGGACAAAGACCATTTGTTTTGTAAGTGTGATCACTACAGTCGTTTTTGACTTCTGATATCCCATTGGCTTGGTATCAATACAATTCTTCATGGCAATttaaatactcattcaaatcaGTTTTGTGCTCTTGGAGGGTTCTCAAAAAATTCATGGACATTCTTATCTATTATTTGGATTTCGGTCTTATTTGTTATCTAGAAAGACCGTAACAGTAGAATTTTTAATAATCATTTTCATCAGCTTACAAGACTTCTTGAAAAGGTTAAACTCCAAACatattggtggttgaaagcgaaCTACATTACGTTCGACTTTGACTATCCCTTTTGGAGGCAAAATCATTTATGTTGTTTTCAAGCTGCTATCTAATTTTGATTATTGCTTCTTTGGTTGTTGGTAATCTAACTGTATTGTatttaaacttttaatagttaccTCTAGCACGCCTTGTGCTTGAGAGGCTGTTTGTTGTTTCTTTAATATAATTCCCTtagtttattaaataaattttcttgatATATGTTTTATGATTAGTTATTTGATTGGTTTAGTTTAGGTATAACTTAAAAaccttttcaataaaaaaacatgaaaataaggCAATCTTTCCCAAAATATTTATCCTCAAACCTGTTCATAGTCCTTTTAGACACTTAATACTATTAATCTATAAAGAGATGGGAAGCAAAAGCATAACTTTCTTAATTATGCCAATCTTTTGGGTTAAGGAACTTTCTTTACCACATTAAAAGGATAGTCGGGACAGGTCCAAGGATATAGTGAAGCAAACTCTTGTTTTTGGCCACATCTCAACTCACTCAATGGTCTACATAGTGTTACAACATTATTGttttatcttcatttttgttagaatcttttcaatttctcaaaataaatagaaaaagttgttcCATTTAAAGAGAGATAAATACCAAaaactttcaattttaaaaataaataaataatgttataTACAAGTTTCGAGTGATTATTCCTGGATGAGTTAAGCTCATTTTCTTCGAaaaccaacataaaaaaaaaaaaaaactctgctTTAAAATGCGAATTGACTATTATTTTAATGACCAAATACGAACAAATCATCAGACAAGCGATCGAGGTCATTTGAAATTTCGATTTTCAATTGCATAACTTTTAAAATTGTCATGTCAAAGCGtatcaaaaagttttttttagcaATGGTTGACAGTTCTTCAGTGTTCAAAATTCAAAGTATAATAAGAAACTTACAGAAGAAGAATGCAATGAAATCAAAAGACACACGACATTTATACCTTCTAAGaattggtttattttttattttttataaatagtaaCTTCATGGAAATGAGTTTATTTCCGTTCCAAAAAACTGTCTActagataatatatatatatatatatatatatatatatatatatatgtcttcaAAAGATAACACATCTTACTggttgttttttgaaggaacatctTATTGGTTGTTGAACGAATGATGTATATaactcacatattttaatttctttaataatatcattttctttttatctttatttcttGCTCTGTACAcacttacttttattttaatttatgttttttcaagTCTTACTCGGTCAAATGTTTCTTGCGTCGCAAACTAAGACTTGTGATCATGAACCTATCAACTAAGAATTCTTTAAAGATTTAATTTGAGTCTTATATTGATCTTTGATGTtcatttgttggaacaaaagaTTTAAACTCCAACGAATATTAGAATCCATTTAATAGTAAAACTCACTATctaatttttatctttatctttctcTAAACGGAGtcatctatttttgttttttaagaaattaaaatgatcTCAACTTTATACGAATAGAAAAGTATACATACAATTCATTTTTAGATTTGTTCACTTTTGCACCTAACTTTTaaatgtcacactactttagGTACGTTTGATTATATGAGAACATATATTGAAAGAGTTACATTGGAATCTGCCATCAAAAAATgtttacttaataaaataaaattgtttaaaaaaatgagcCGTTAAAttgaactaaataaaaaaaaaaaactgagttGTACATTGACTATATATACAAACCAATAAACTTTCTTTAGTGAATTTCTTGCAAAGCACGTTTAAAAGTTTTAAGCATTTCTGATAATGTTTTCTATCCCCTCTCTAAGGTAATTAAATTagataattaacttttttagttAGTCCTTGTTGTAATCTCTTGTTTTTTTAAGCTCCCTTTTTCTCATGTATTTTTTCCATGTTTTGCTTGTAACATAAATCTCCTTTACTATTTATAATTTGTAACAACTGAAGAAAAATTAAGTTTAACTGACACATGGGCCTTTCATTTGCCTAATTTTAGGTTAAATTGTGTTGTTCAATTGTCATAGTCAGATACTGAAATCAATGTCCCTAATAGAAAGAAGAGGGAAGAAAAATATGCCATCAATGAAATGGCTTTAGATTGTCCTTCTAAAATGACGAGCAAATGAGGCCCCACCAAAGAAGAATGTTTGAGAGATTTGTAAGGAACTAAAATGATCATTAGGGTAGGTGCTCTACTAAGTAAAGTTGTCACTTGCCACTTTTCCTTGGGGACCCCTCTCTTTCACCTTAGGTATAGATACATGAATTCTGCTCATTTCcaactcaaattttaaaaatattcatgcGTGAGTTAACCCACGCTAGTATTAATCTTGTTGTCTACAAATATATCAGCagctacgtgagttaactcatgtagggtaattttgtctttttcagTTGGAACGAGCAAAAACAGTTtggtgaagagcagaattctacATACGGTATAACATGCATTTTTTTGggcttttgaaagaaaataaattaaaatttctatagaaaaaaaaaaccatttaaaaacaACCATAATTAAAGTCTTTGATATTCTATAAGTCCATTGTGATATCGCCACAACTTTCATCATTTGAATCGACAATGAGACTAATCTTTGGTTCAACTAATTaagcatgatttttttttattctcaacCTTCGATATGGTGACTCTGTTAGGATTTGAATCTCTCCTCTTTAACGTAAGCAAGTtgtacattatatttttttgcgTAGACGAGTGTAATAgttttttattgcttttgtCATCGTACCTTTTTTTGTTTGACGGTTTCTCTTCATGCTTTcaaaatttctctctctttatttctCCTTTTTGTATGTGTCATTGGTTGAGCGGAACTTAACTGTCGTTCGTCTCTCTAGTTAAATATTGTTTGACACTTTTTAGATTGATTCAATTACATTTTAATCAATGTAACCAATTTAAAAAGTCTACCGGATGAAATTTACCTTCTGATGATGGTACTTTGGTATTTTTGAGGTGgctgttaaataaaaaaagcctaaatagtttttttttttttttttcttttgttttgggagaaaaattaAAAGGGCCCAGCAGAATAAATCCATCATTTGTTTTACCAACCGTCTATTATTTTGATGCTCTACAACTGTAAGATTTTATGTTGCTATTTTTCTACATTTCAATGCCTCTCACCATCAACTAccaatttattttctctctttctacctcaaagaaaattaagaaaaattatgtttataatttCAGTCAacatcaataccagttttcttTTGTCGCTTAAATTTGATTGCACGCTTTTGCTAGCTAACTTTTGTTTAATAGTAGTACCTTGTAGACCtcacaaaattaaaagtataataaaattgcaacaaaactagatttaatttttgaaaaagaaaatgctaaTGAGAAGTTGAATTGGATCAGATGGTCAGAGATTCAAACCCCGTTATAGaacatatgaaaacaatttattaagAATGAAGAactcttttttaataataaatgttagtatgttaattgttatattagttttttttttttttatttaaactacCTCCAACTTTTTAACTCTCAACTCAAACTAATTGAGTTACTCAAccacaatgaaatttttttattgtatatgCAAACAAAATTTAGATATTAACCACTATTTAATTGAAGTGGATAATCTATATGCATAGCATTCATATGTATTATTTTAACATCAAACCTTccaaatatttttctctatctCTTCAATTTTTTACCTTCTACAATTTAtaagtattttcaaaatttgaaggaaatacgtcaattttattaattcaaaGTCCTCTTATATATTGAAGTTTATAAAGACTTGACTTTGCATTTAGTAAACCATAGGATAAATTTTACAAAAAGACCTACCAGACAATTGACAAACCAAATGAAGAAAATGTCATCCATTCATGTTTTTTACTTGTGGTAACTATCGTCTGCATTCTCTCgtcattattataagtaaaagttCATATTTTGAATTCtttcaataaatgatatatgtaatCTTTAATATAgacaacatacatcatttattgaatgaatctaaaatgttaaattttactTGTAATAATGATCGAAGGATGTCCTTTACTTGCAGCTAAGCGTAGTCACAGTTTATTGTTTTCATGAATTATGAGGTTTTTTGTCAATGAAGTTACCTGTTTGTATTTATTATCATGATTAGAAAACTAGTACCTTCTGTCTTATTTTATGGTTATTTTATGTCTTTTCAATTAAATCATGGAAAACAAAACGGTACTGTTGCTAGCATATGGATTTATTAGATTCAGATTTAAGCTTAAACTTACAAGATTTGTCCGACTGTATTAAGTGCGCAGTTTCTatctttcataaatatttaGATTTAGGTAGACACacacataaataataaaaagcataaaaagaaatattatcattcaataataaaaaaaaaaaaaaatttgctgcctataatatattttttttttcttgctattttactttttatcaaTTGTGTGTATGCTTAAATCTATATTATTGAGACTTATGACTATACAAGTCTTTCTCTTTAAAAAGTATTTGATCGTAGTATATAGGTACttctttcatttatcattttacTATGTTGGCACACATGCTTTCATTTATAGGTGATTTGAAGAACACTCGATCTCTTGAAATTTGATtggatattatatttatttgaagTTTGATTGGATATTATATTTATCAAACAATCATTCAATGTCCCTTGAGCTCTAGagtaattcattttaaaattgtcTTCATCGTGCAAAATTCATTGTGCAACCGACTATATGTGAGATCGGTTGAGGTCGTGACAATTTGGTTGATTTGTTAATTCCTCGTCCAATATATAAACTGATTTACACTTGAGACAACGATCCCCATTTTGATCAAGCGATTACGTCGAGAAAGGGATTAGGTTTCTCAGTTGTGGGTTCCTAGACTACTCCAAATGGCCGTCTAGTGGAGAAGGGTGAACTACTAcgcaaaaacacaaaaataaactaaatgaaattgataaagaaaagataaaagatatgtaaaggtttgtttgatttgatgtgGCAGAACCCCATTAGAGCGGAAATGGTTGTTAGCTCGGCGAATAGAACACTCATCCAATGAATGAACAAGTCTAGAACCTATAAATAGAGGCTCGCAGCCTCATTATTATTCATTTACTCAATAAGGAAGTTTTAGAGATAGAGAGTGGTAGGAGAGAGAAATAAGGGCAGAAATGAGGTGGAAACTTCGAAGGCTTGTAAATCATGCCAATTGAAGCAACATCTCGTCGTTCTCTCCTATGTCTTGTAAGTTATACATTATTTGTAACTAATTTATCTATGTGTTGGATTAAGTGTAATTGGTTATGAATCTAATGTCGTAAATACTTAGTTTAGAAGGCtataaatgaattatatttCGTTATAtcaatgttttatttctttacttATTGTTCTCTAACCATTATGAGTCAACAAACAACATGGCAAACCAAGAAGACTCAACTCCAACTCCAACACAACCTCCACAAATGAATGTTGATAGTCCAAGATGAATAGTAAATGTTCATCGGATGAGGCTCAATATAAGACAAATGGAAATGAAGATGAGAGTTCTACAAATCATGCATGTTGTTAATCCATTAGCAGGAATGGATCATGAGTGAGTACCCCCATTAGCAGGAAGATGAGACAACAAGAAAGGCACATGATCTGAAGATTGGTATTGTTGTATTCTCCCAAAGAGAAACTGAATCCCTCAATGAATCAAGGGAGCGTAACAAACCTATGCTGAGAAAATGCCCTAACCATGGTTT containing:
- the LOC25498190 gene encoding transcription factor bHLH62 produces the protein MENQFFSNNHFDQSQPSSMPTWQSISSEQQNQDCFYTPIDQCVNQFDSALSSMVSSPAASNSNMSNDNFVIRELIGKLGNIGNCSDEISQTLVAANSYINSNNNTSCYNTPLNSPPKLNISTMAMNSTVAEFSTDPGFAERAAKFSCFGSRSFNGRTTQLSQSQRSTPLLENGKLSRVSSSPSLKELGSQSQIGIQENMNCSTQLQDQIELNNSQEESTISENGVKPSPYVNTRKRKVSSKGKTKETSTSSNPPMACEAEDSNAKRMKTNEGEKIENGKVKAEDESKGGTNSNNGGDEKQNKSNSKPPEAPKDYIHVRARRGQATDSHSLAERVRREKISERMKLLQDLVPGCNKVTGKALMLDEIINYVQSLQRQVEFLSMKLATVNTRVDFSIESLISKDMFQSNNSLAHPIFPLDSSAPSYYGQQQQQNPAIHNNISNGTVTHNSVDPLDGGLCQNLGMHLSSLSGFNEAGSQYPLTFSEDDLNTIVQMGFGQTDNRKTPIQFQNLNGTNQLPL